One genomic region from Phragmites australis chromosome 1, lpPhrAust1.1, whole genome shotgun sequence encodes:
- the LOC133887662 gene encoding flowering-promoting factor 1-like protein 1, translated as MSGVWVFKNGVVRLVENGAASEAGAGGVRKRKALVHTPSGQVVRSYTELEGELRALGWERYYEDPALYQFHKRGSLDLISLPADFSRFSSVHMYDIVIKNRDSFRVVDI; from the coding sequence ATGTCGGGTGTGTGGGTGTTCAAGAACGGTGTGGTGCGGCTGGTGGAGAATGGCGCGGCGTCGGAGGCGGGAGCGGGAGGAGTAAGGAAGCGGAAGGCACTGGTGCACACGCCGAGCGGGCAGGTGGTGCGGTCGTACACGGAGCTGGAGGGGGAGCTGCGGGCGCTGGGGTGGGAGCGCTACTACGAGGACCCGGCGCTGTACCAGTTCCACAAGCGCGGCTCCCTGGACCTCATCTCCCTCCCCGCCGACTTCAGCAGGTTCTCCTCCGTCCACATGTACGACATCGTCATCAAGAACCGAGATTCCTTCAGGGTCGTCGACATCTAA